TCTCAGCCATGGCCGGAGGCGCCATCCAGTTCAGTGCTCTGCTGGCGGCGCTGAAGCGGCCGATCCGGTCGCTCGGCAGGGCCGCGAAGCCGACCCGCATCCCCGGTGCGACACATTTGCTTGCCGCTGTGATATAAATGCAACGTTCGGGGGCATAGGCACTGAGCGCCGGTGTCGGATCGTCGGGAAGAAACCCGTAAACGTCGTCCTCGATGATGGTTACACCATATTTACGGGCAATCCCGGCGATCGCTTCACGACGTTCTGCCGGCATATATGCCGTCGTAGGGTTGTGAATTGTCGGCATACAATACAGCAGTCTGGCCCCGCTTACCCGGCAAGCAGCCTCGAAGGCCTCCGGGATCAGCCCTTCTGCGTCCATGGCGACCGGCTTGAGCGACAGCCGGTGCAAGCTGGCCAGAGCGCGCACGCCGGACCAGGTCAACCCCTCGACCAGAATGGTGTCGCCGGGATCGGTGAGACCCATGAGAGCCGAAGCGATCGCATGTTCGGCGCCGCTGGTCAAAAGGACATTGGATGCGGGATGGGAGACGCCGCGCCGGGCGACCCAGGCGGCTCCGGCCTCGCGGTGGTCCCAGGCGCCCGTATGGGCCTGGTAGTTCATCAGATCACTCAGACGCGGATCCCCTGCGAGCCGCACGAGGGCTGCGGACATCTCGGCCTTTCCCAAATGGGCCGGCGGTCGATTGACCCCCAGCTCGATCAGCCTTGGCGCCGCAATGCCCGGCATGTCCAGCGTCTGAGACGAACGCGCGCCGGGACGCACGAAGCTTCCCCGACCCACTTCGCCGACGATCAGGCCACGCCGCTCGGCCTCGGAATAGGCTCGGCTTACGGTTCCAACAGTGACCGAGAGACGCCAGGCGAGTTCGCGGTGCGTCGGCAATCGATCGCCGGCTGCAAGCCGCCCGGAATAGATGTCCTCGGCCAGCGCGTCCGCGATGCGCAGATACTTCGGGCCTGGTCTGTCGGCAATGGCGGGAAGCCACGACATTGTATCGCTCCGATGAGATCAATCAGACGTCGATCGACGTCACGGTTAAATACTATCGAGACAATACGAATCAATCAAGCGGACTCGGCGGGGCGTGACGGGCACGCGGCCGGTCGGCAGCGGCAGAAGTTGCACAATGGCAACGGGTGGCCGGATCATGCTCCTCCGGCACAACTTTCGTGGTACAAAGGTTTGCGAATCATGCTCGCATTTGATTAAGCTGCCGGCGCCAAGGCACTTGCGGCGGCCGGGGGCAGCAAGTTTGGCCTATCCCCTCACGGCCAATTTGAGTAAGTATGGTCTTGGAGGGTATCGACAACGTGGTCGGAGTGTGTCCGGGTATATGTATTCCTGAGATACGCTGTTGCTTCTGCCACTAATTGCGAGCGGTACCCTGGTCGAACGCACAGGACGCTGACAGAGAACAGGAGTAAAAGAAGTGCGATACCTCACTTATTTGTGCCTTCCGGCCACCGCGTTTTTGGTGGCTGCGTCGGTAGTTCCCACCCAGTACAGTGCCGCGCAGGCGCAGGAACAGACTGCGGAATGGTGCAACCCGGTGCTCGTGGAATCGAATCGGACTCCGGTTCGTGCCGCCAGCAACAACACGCCGGTTCTCCATGACGGATCGTTCCCTTGCCCGGTTGCGGAAGCACCCGAGCCGGAACCGATGATGGCCACCATCGCCGGTGACGTTGCATTCGAATTCGACCGCAGCGAAATTCGGCCGGCATTCTATCCGGAACTCGACGCCATCGCGGCCGAGTTGCAGAATTACCCGGATGCCACGATCAACGTCGCTGGCCACACGGACAGCATCGGCACCCTCGAGTACAACGAAGGCCTGTCGATGCGCCGCGCAGAGGCGGTCGCGACCTACCTCGAGAACGCCGGCATTCCGCGTGACCGCATGGTCATCGAAGGATACGGCGAAACTCAGCCGGTCGCTTCGAACGACACGCCGGAAGGCCGCGCTCAGAACCGCCGCGTCGAAGTTTCGACACTCTGACGGTCTGAGCGGCATACTGCTGCGTTGAATCCGGCCATTGTGGCCGGGGTGCACGACCAGATACCGGCTCTCGTTCTGCCCGATGCGAGAATCGGAAATACCGCTGCCCACGAAAGCCCCGCATTCAGCGGGGCTTTCTGATTCCGACCTCCGGATGTCTGGACAGCATCAACCGAAGTGCCGGAGAACCATCGGTATTCGCGGTGGATCATGGGGCGCATCTGCTCCATACTGCCGACCGACGGTCGTGCAATCTGCCGAGCCGCACCGTTCGCGATTCGTAACGGCCCTCACAACGCGTGTTTCGCCCGTGCGCTATAGACATATTTTTCTGGCGCTTTGCCACGACCTGCTCGTTACGGTCGGTGCGCTGATCGCCGCCCTGGTACTGCGTCTGGACGGTCTGCCCGACCGCTACGCCGAAACGATGATTCCCTATGGCGTACCCGGGCTCGCCGTGATTGCCGCCGGCACCTTTCTGGTTTTCCGCGTCTATCGGGGCATCTGGCGCTTTGCCTCGACTGTCGATCTTATGGCGATCATCAAAGCGGCAACCGTAACCGTGCTGCTGTTCGTCGCATTCATGTTCGTCGTCGACAGGCTCGCGACCACACCGCGCTCGGTTCCGATCATTCAATGGATGATCATGGTCGTCCTGATGGGGGGTTCGCGTTTCGCCTATCGACAGTTCCACGAGATATCGGCCGAACGCCAGGCACCGGTCGGCACACCCCGCATTCCCATTCTATTGATCGGGACCGGCGACGAGGCCGACGGGTTTCTCCGCGCCACCTCCAATCCCTCCGCCAGTCAGTATCAGGTTGTCGGAATCGTCAGCAGAAAGCGCGGCCGCGTCGGCGGAGCAATGCACGACATTCCGGTTCTGGGCCATATAGAGGAAATCAGATCGGTCGTCGACCGGTTGACGCGTAAACGGCAACGGCCGCAACGGGTTCTCCTGACCGATCCGGCAAACGCCCTGCCCCACGATACGGCAAAGAGGCTTCTGGAGACTTGCGAATCCCTCAGCTTGCCGCTCTCACGGCTGCCGCGTCTGACGGAATTCAGAAGCGCGGTCGATCTTTCCGGGCTGGATCTCCAGCCTGTCGCGCTGGAAGACCTTCTCGGCCGCCCTCAGGCCGCAATCGACCGTCAGGCAGTCCATCATCTGCTGACCGGCCGCGTCATTATGGTTACCGGCGGCGGCGGCAGCATTGGCAGCGAACTCTGCCGGCAGATCGCCTCGTTCGATCCCGACCGGCTGATTCTGACCGATGTCAGCGAATTCAACCTTTACAGCATCGACCAGGCCATCGGCGAAGAGTTTCCCGACCTTCCGCGTCAGGCAATTCTCGTCGATGTCCGCAACCGCAGTGCGGTTTTTGCAACGCTCCGCACCCACCGCCCCGATGTCATATTCCATGCCGCCGCTCTGAAGCACGTCCCGATCGTTGAGACCAACCCGATCGAAGGCATCGAGACCAATTGCATCGGCACGCGCAACGTCGCCGAGGCGGCTCTGGCGGTCGGCGCCCGCGCGATGGTGCAGATTTCCACCGACAAGGCGGTGAATCCGACCAATGTCATGGGGGCAACGAAGCGGCTTGCCGAGTATTTCTGCC
This region of Fodinicurvata sp. EGI_FJ10296 genomic DNA includes:
- a CDS encoding PLP-dependent aminotransferase family protein; the protein is MSWLPAIADRPGPKYLRIADALAEDIYSGRLAAGDRLPTHRELAWRLSVTVGTVSRAYSEAERRGLIVGEVGRGSFVRPGARSSQTLDMPGIAAPRLIELGVNRPPAHLGKAEMSAALVRLAGDPRLSDLMNYQAHTGAWDHREAGAAWVARRGVSHPASNVLLTSGAEHAIASALMGLTDPGDTILVEGLTWSGVRALASLHRLSLKPVAMDAEGLIPEAFEAACRVSGARLLYCMPTIHNPTTAYMPAERREAIAGIARKYGVTIIEDDVYGFLPDDPTPALSAYAPERCIYITAASKCVAPGMRVGFAALPSDRIGRFSAASRALNWMAPPAMAEIVSGWIRDGTADELASRIRADVKRRQAIATRLLDGLSYQTHPAAFHVWLELPEPWRGGDVVRMARNRGLSMTATEMFVPGRGEPPHALRVTVSATRDDAELEAGLSVLRDIIESRPEPCLAVA
- a CDS encoding OmpA family protein yields the protein MAASVVPTQYSAAQAQEQTAEWCNPVLVESNRTPVRAASNNTPVLHDGSFPCPVAEAPEPEPMMATIAGDVAFEFDRSEIRPAFYPELDAIAAELQNYPDATINVAGHTDSIGTLEYNEGLSMRRAEAVATYLENAGIPRDRMVIEGYGETQPVASNDTPEGRAQNRRVEVSTL
- a CDS encoding nucleoside-diphosphate sugar epimerase/dehydratase: MRYRHIFLALCHDLLVTVGALIAALVLRLDGLPDRYAETMIPYGVPGLAVIAAGTFLVFRVYRGIWRFASTVDLMAIIKAATVTVLLFVAFMFVVDRLATTPRSVPIIQWMIMVVLMGGSRFAYRQFHEISAERQAPVGTPRIPILLIGTGDEADGFLRATSNPSASQYQVVGIVSRKRGRVGGAMHDIPVLGHIEEIRSVVDRLTRKRQRPQRVLLTDPANALPHDTAKRLLETCESLSLPLSRLPRLTEFRSAVDLSGLDLQPVALEDLLGRPQAAIDRQAVHHLLTGRVIMVTGGGGSIGSELCRQIASFDPDRLILTDVSEFNLYSIDQAIGEEFPDLPRQAILVDVRNRSAVFATLRTHRPDVIFHAAALKHVPIVETNPIEGIETNCIGTRNVAEAALAVGARAMVQISTDKAVNPTNVMGATKRLAEYFCQALDLDGDDRNGPGRGADHSERTRFMTVRFGNVLGSSGSVVPLFQRQLQRGGPLTVTHPDIRRYFMTISEAVSLVLQAAAHGLQEGDKRGEIFVLDMGEPIKVSDLARHMILLAGLKPDKDVKIIYTGLRPGEKLFEELFDSRESPEATTADGILKAIPRPLALSDLQRAMDRLSVLAASRDTLGLYDVLNAVVPGYEGKPYGLDDHHPGADTPSATVVALKRDH